The Solea solea chromosome 15, fSolSol10.1, whole genome shotgun sequence genome segment TTACCTTCTTTCAAGTAAAGGTTAAGTGCTTTGCATTAAAACCAGAACCACGTTGCCTCATTTTGTCTTTAGGTTCCCTGCGAATGTTCAACCAAGCTACAGTAGTTCGGccgggcgacggtagctcagtggtagagcgagtcgatgtgtccttgggcaagacactcaaCCCCACGTtgatagaaaaatgtgctgcatgtgCCGTCTGAAAGTGTGAGtcaatggcaaaactgtagtgtaaagcagctttcagtggtcatcaagactagaaaatacACACCATTTACCAATCGTGAACACAAATATTTAAtgtgtagacatggtcaagaaaACTGGATtaagttcaaaccaagcatcaggATGGAGAagaaagtagtttttttttttttacatgactgAGTGGAGTTGAACAATAGTTTTTAAATCCAAGCAATTATAGGAAAGTTGGAAACACTAAATATCTTTATGTTCTCTTTTTACTTTAGAGTTTAGTAGTCGCAAtaacactcaaggtcacctttCAGGACACGTTAAAAGAGCAGCAAAATACAACATTCAAAGCTAGAAACTTAAAATGAGAGCTAAAAAGAAGTTAATACATTGATGTGGTTGAGCTCCATCTTGTTTTATATccaaaacacaatcaaaattGAACTGAAGCATAACCAATACACATGGAACAGACTGGCTGCTCTGAGAGTTGATCTTCAGGGATTTTGACACAACCAATCTCTAGTGTTTACTGGAAGAAAGTctgaaaaatgagaaaatgtccCATGAGTTCCTGCTGCAAATATGTCTCCATGATGCCAGAGATTAAAAGGATAGTGGTTATGAAGAGAACCCTCTCTGAACACACACGTCAAACCTTGAAGTagatgagctacagcagcagaagaccacactgggAGCCACTCCTGCCAATTTATCAGGTCtacctgtgtacctaataaagtggcccgTGAGTGTAGGACTTTGACATGCAGTAGCTCATTTCTGCCACATGAGGGCATTGGAAACGAGCTGTCAACACTTGAATTTATGAAATGCGATGAGGTGACTGTTGGCAAACAGTTTCTTATTTTCACTGACAGCTGTATCGTCTTTAGGCTCTCATTGGATTTTTAGGTTTAGttctgaaaaacaaagacacaataacataaatacTGGATCTcaaatgacagaaacaaaacCTGCTGTTGTATCAAAACCATTTATTTCAGTAGCTGCTTTACGTGGTTAACAGTAAGTGGATTACACCGAAAGACCACACCAATTAATTattgcatacacacacagaacaaagtgCACATAAATAGACCACACCTAATACATGTGGTAATGGAAAAATAACGACCAACACCCACTATTGATTGTGCTACATCTCAACCTGTCGGGAGATTTTCCCCTCCTTGTTTTCCGTAGGCACAGTGAATAAAGTGTCAAAACAGAATTTGTCACTCAGTAAAACATCCAGTCAAACAGGATTCTGTGCTCTTACAGgaattttatgtttttcttgtaaCGTCCTCCGCCCTTCACCTTTAACTTCACTAAAGCCGGGCAAAGGTATTTGTACGGCACATTTTGGCAGGAAGGTTCCTCAAAGTGTTTTAACATTAACTACTGAGTGAAGCAACATGAGATGATACAAAAAAGACTAACAGTGCAGTGTGTTTAAAGATGATCTGAAGgcttttccaaaaaaaagaaaagtcttcaGCAGTGATTTAGACCACTTCTTATTGTTGGATTGTTCCATAATGTGAGGAGCCTAGAAACTGAATGCTGCCTCTCCATGTTTAGTTCAGACTGTCATACAGACGACCCGAGCGGTCTGGATGTTTCATAACTTAACTGCAGCTCAGAAATGTGCGTAAAACGTTAAGTGCTTTCTTTGACGAAAGAGGAAGCAAGTGTAAGGATCTGAGAGCAGGACGTAATCTAATTTTTctggtgtgtttatgtgtgtgcacgTAAAGGACCTTTActggcatgaacactgaccgTATGAGGACCAGTATTTCTCAAGGAGACCATAAACTGGTCCGAATGAGGCAGAATCACAATTCTACCTTATAAGagttgtggttaagttaaggcaGAGGTCTTGGACTTAATCGCCACTTAAAGGTTTTTTTAGTTACAGCTTACTTTTGCATTATAAATACATTGTTATCGTGAACTATACATCGTTCCATATAACACAGACACTCCTGAAATTCAGTCTGGCCCCCTACTGTGCTGAccagatgctcagtggcccctgAGGTCACTTGAGATTGAGACCCCCTGGTCAAGGTTAAGGTTTAAGCTTTAACCGGTTATGGTAGAGTAAAGGTTAGGGATGAGGCTTTGTCTCAGGCCATGTCAAATGAATGGACTCGAATTCTGAATCACTCAACTCAATGAACAGCACTTTTCAATCTTAGGTTAATTTATCTGTGGCAAAATGACAACATCCTGTTTTCAATAAATATGGAAACATATACAGAAGAGAAATGTCCACTAATCGAGATCATACAACAAAGTGCTTAATAGTCTGTGTAAGCAGAGCCACGGTCCAGCCTCTGTCTTTGCAGATGTCTGTCTCACTGAGTCCGTCCTGTGAGCTCCGGCTGGACTGTGTCAGTCTCACATCAGGACAGCGACAGCATGATCAGCTTCTCTTCCTCGCGTGCGCTCAGCAGATTTGAAATCacgaaggaggagaagaagtaaAACTCCATGACGTAGCTGAGCTCAAACAACTCCAGGTTGACGCTGAGCATCCACTCAAACACAGCAGACATGTGTTTGTAATAGTCCAGCTGCTGGGCAAAGAAAATGGCATCTGAAGGTTTTCACGTTAAGGCATAAATACACAAGATCAACTGCAGCCAGCCTATGACCAACTTCATGGTGTTcccagcctgtggttccaccagagacactgagacaaaaactaGAGGAACACTTCCTTTATTGTGAATTTATGTAAAATAGCCTCACAAATATTGTCGTCGCGAAATCATGATGGAATagtgtgatatcattttatatatatatatatatatatatatatatatatatatatatatatatatatatatatatatatatataatataatataataatataatataatataatataatataatataatataatatatatataataaaacaaatagacTGAAATGTGTCTGAAATACCTttgttatgttaatttcacacagaaattagatatttttgaatgattttacaGGGAATTTCAACATTCACCAGACATTTTCCTTCCACTCCAAGCATAAACCATGCGTGCATCAACATGTTGTGCCATAGAGTCTCACACCCTACACCTCTCCAGTAAAGCCACTGTGCAGTGAAACAGTGTCATATTTAAAGAGTATTGAAGGTAAACCGTGGTTAAAGATTGATGTGGTTAAAATACCATTAAAACAAATCTGCATCAGTTACGTGAACTATACACAGCGACCAGTCCTACTTTGTAAACAGAGCAGCCGACCGGATTCATAAAAGAGTATTACACAGCCGTCACTGCTAAAGTGACCCTTTGACCTCAGCTGAATAAAGCCACACCAAAATAAACTTGTTCAGTTTACAATCATTCAGCCAAAGGTTCATTTCCATTCAACGTTTGTGAAAAAGGATACAGCCGACAGTGAGAATGGTTTGGATCACAGTGGAGGCGATGCGTAGCGGGTAGAGGAACTTTTCATATCCTGACAGTGCGCACTTGGAGGTCAGCGAGGTGAGCAGCACGGTGTAGAAGCAGATGCACATGAAGCTGACGGCGGCTCCGAAGTAGTGGAGGAGTGGCAGGTAACCTGGCTGTGGAGGAGTGAGGCAGAGGAACCAGACGTTGAAATGATCTTAAAGAAACTACAATAATATGTAACATATATTATGACAATTTCGTGTCAAAAGTATGATCATTGCAACTGAGTGTTTTGAGGGTGGGAAGAAATTCACACAGACATGCaatctccacacagaaagggaatcgaacccagcaccttctcgCAGTGAGGCAACAGTACTAACCACTACCAGTGctaacagtcttgtataaaaggaccttaaagggatacttgagtagaagtacaagtatcttaccagaaaatgacttctttttttttataataagtAAAAGTCGAAagttaaagtttatgacatttactgtacctttctgatataaaatgtacttaagttttcgaagtaaaagtattaaaaaaagtgtggaTTGTgcaatggtagctcagtggtagggtgagttgtcttaaGACAACTGTTGCAtgcgtgtgaatggcaaaactatggtgtaaagcagctcatcgagactagaaaagctcgaTACAAATACAGACCGTTGAGTagcaaagatagttagaggaaacgtagtggagtaaaagtaacagTTACTAGTAAAGCACAGacacgtgaattttgtacttaagtgcagttacaaaaaagtatttatactTTGTTACTTACAACACAAGAACAtcaacagaagttacacactggagctttaaactGCACCGTTTACATttcttactaaaaaaaaaacacgtaagAGATCGACTGTATAATCTCTGCAAACTCTGTTACTCGTGTTTGAAACAAAGTGTCTCAGTCCCGGTGCAAAGTGaagatgttattgttttatcatcCCTATGATAAAGAAGAAGTAAACATTGCACAGTACACTATGTACCTCTGACAAGTGCAGTACTCACGTTGCAGTTTCCGGCTGCGAATGCCCCCATGGCTGCCACCACACCAAAGACCAGGGCAAACTTACTCTGCATGGAATGACACGCGTGTCTCTCCATCACATGTGCATGATGGAGTAAGCAAAACAGCAGGACTGAAGAGGACAGACAGCACAGTCAAAGGTGTGCTTTAGTACATACACATCCATCACACATATAGAATAGAATGAGTCAATGTTACACTGGGCAGGTAAACTCACAGAGAAAGGATCCAGCGTTGATTGTCGCCGTGAAGAGTGAATTCTCTGGTGCACTGATTCCACTGGAGCTGCAATCGTAGGTCGTTCAGATAATTAAGTATTTGGTTCCATATTTAAAGATTAAATCAAGTCAactctaatttttttttacctgatagTAGGAACACGGCAACAGTTAGTGGACCTATTCTCGCCGCAGTATATGTCACTCCCCCTGAGAGCAAGTTAATGAAGTTTTAAAAATCTGTCACATCCAACTGAGTGGGACTTTTCTAACTTAAGAAGATGGCACTAATGCAACATCATGGATGTTAAGCTGCAGTTAAACCCCAGAtaaaaagaacaagaagaacaagaagagcAAGAGGATAAGGAAAGGACAAGCgatgagaagaaagaaagaaagaaagaaagaaagaaagaaagaaagaaagaaagaaagaaagaatatgaCACTCTGGGCATTGCATCATCATGGACATAAGCTGctgttaaagaagaaaaagaactgATGACAGATATTGATAAACGACTTACCAGTCGTTGAGGGAGCACACGTGATAGTTGGCCAAAGCTAGTCCGTATCTGgatgtgtaaaaacaaatgaaaagaaatggaaTTAAACCATTTTGACTGACTGTCCAACATTTAATGTTGTGAAACTTCTCAGAATGAAGGTAAATCATTATCAGCTCATTTCTACTGAATCCACCAGTGTGTGACAAGGTCGTTCTGGTTAAGGAAATAACTAAAAACATTgttgttaactgaaataaaaataaaaaccttacagttaaaagaaaaaacccagCTAACTAACTGAAACAGAATTGTatgtttataaaactaactaaaactaactGATATTGTACCGAAAAAGTGCTTAGTTattgtctttgtaaatgtatttcatacataaaccttttgggtttattttttataatataagaAGTTGTATATTATTAGCAcctgtgtgagcactaagggtaaaaatggcatcttttgttggggttttaatgacacaatacttattatgaccaTCTTGcaacctggcaaatactccatgatacaaaaactaaaaaagataaaaactagcaaacaaaaaaaccaaatttaaactaaaacataatttaaaaaacaaaaagtccaaaacaaaatataaactaaaactaatgaaaaatccaaaatctATCACAACCTTGCTGTGTGAGAATCTGTGAGATGTAGAATAAATAAGTTTCTGATTCTACAAAACTTACGGCAGCAACAAACAATTGAAGAAGAGTGACTTTACTGTCAATTTTCGACCAGCACCTGATTTTTCGGTGTACATTTACCACTGTACGACTCACCTGAATGTGCAATAACGTCCATATGAATTCATATTCAGTGTATAAAGTGTAGAAAAGCATGCACATCAATGAACAATAAAAATCAGGTGACTATAATTAGAATGTCCTGGCTGATGGGTGTACGTCACACATAACATGTGCTGTGAAAAACTAAAAGGAAGTAAATGACAAAGCAgaaacaggagagaaaaaacaatcaCTGCACGTTATCTCTGATGTCTAACAAagattaataataattcaaagaTATCTCTGATTTAGAGATTAGCACATCTCAGTTGAGTAATCCTATTTTTATATAATGCTTCGTCATTTCTCAACTGTCTGTTGTGCACACCCTGAGGCAGACCAAAATTCACCTCCGACTTTAAATGTTGGCAGTCGGCGAGcttttaagtttaaataataataattaaaatgtatgaacacacacatcctgCCAAGATATTTCATCAGTATGACATCCTTGAACCAGCTTGTTGAACATGTTCATAGGTAAAAATGAGAAAGAGATTCTGTGAGATTCTGGTTACTTACACGGTCCATGTGCCAATAAATGACACCAGGGAGAGGACGATGGGGAAAATGATCCAGAGCATCACGTCTTGATGGtgaggaagaaaaataataaaaacttttcCCACTTGTCCTGGTGGCTTTTTTTCTCCAAACACTCAGCAGGCAAAcgtccgtgtttgtgtgtaaagtCCTTGTGTAATCAGCCTCATAACTACAGAGCAAGAGCTCTTTCAGCTCAAAACTTACAATGAGCTTGTGGTTCAGGTTTGGGAGACTTGTGCGTTAGTCAGACTTCAGACTTACGTCACTCAGATGTACAGTTGCTTTATGGAGCAGTCGCCCTTTCTGTGCCACTCCTTTGAGGCACCACCTTCTTCTGTCAGCAGAAACATGGGGTTGGCCTTCTGTGGACTGAtgggattttgtttgttttactccaAAGTGACTCACCACCCATGTTACAATGACAAATGCTTCAGATTCCTCTTACGGGTCATAAGACTCCAGAGCTACCTGTTAGACCAGCAGATTTGGAGTTACTTGCATTTTTTGATTATGCTACCTCATAAATTagattgtattgtattaaattagattaaacaTATCCACATTGTGTCAATGACCTATACTACTTCATTAAGTAACTTGTAATAAGATGCAAATTAAGTAAATGAAAAGGCAGATTTAGGGAGTGTGTTCTTGACTGTTGGCAAATTAATACTCACAAATTAAGTCTCACTTGTCATTGTTACCTTCTAGAAAGATAAAAATACTTGGGTCATGTACACTTTTTTAAACTGATTGGTCGGAGTACAGTAAACAGAACTGACCAAACAAAGTCCTTATTTGCATTGATTTAATATCTGCACTTATATCAGATGAGCGAGGAGGACATGTGTACCAGACGAAGTAGAAGAGAGATCAGGCACTGGTTCATTAGGTCACACACCACACTCACGCTCCtcactgaaaaaaatgaatctgtaGTCCAACAGAGAATGTGcatgtgtcttttatttcacCAAAATATTACTATGTTATTAAAAGAACTGAATGTCAAGCCATTGCTACCTTGAGCTTATTTGTTGTTATGGTGGTTTCCAAGTGTAATGAAGGCTAAAaggaataattaaataaatgaataaataaatgagtggttctcaaactttttatatcaAATACCAcctgaggaaaagaagaaagacccctcgaagtaacaccatcatcatcaacgttaaaatacagtggtgtaaataggtcgagcaaagtcatcctcctcttcctcacatatacttcagacacagGTAAAGTGAAATTAGATTTGAGGCCAATTACACTCAAAAGACGGAGACGGATAGCCCCTTTTTTAATGGAGGCTATGTTTGCCGTGCAACTTGCAGAGGAAGTATCAGGAAGGAAGAATAACAGTCCTGAAGATGGaatgagagataaggtgactctaattattatcatttcatttatttatttattttctatgcactcgtaccctggtttatacagtagaacagtatttgtaattttcctccaagtaccaccagaggaagcttgcgtaccactggtgatACATGAACCACAGTTCGAGAACCGTGGAAGAAAATGAATAGATAAAACAAAGATGCATACAGTACTGAAGACCAAGAACAAAGGGGGATCAAAGACATGGGTCTGTCTGAAAATAATTCTGGATATTGTCTTGAAACTCACGAAACTTGAGAATATTGGATTGATAAAAGTCCAGTGTCCATCCAGGTGTGATTATTGTGCAACACTTTTACAACACTACAGTGGGAGGCGACACTGCTCACCTGTGTCATTTATCTCACCTGTTTGaaaaagaagtagaagaagaactaaCGCCGACCAAATGAGCTGCTcactttcaaaacaaacaaaatggcgGCGCACTTGAGATGGGGGTTCAACCAGTTGATACTAGCAACAAATAAGGCTTACACCAGGTTAGAACATCTTTATCtgggacagtgtgtgtttttctttgttgataTAATGAGAATTATCGCCGTAGTGTGAAGCACAATTGCAACGGCGTCCTTACTgatagctagctagttagctaacCAACCGAATTCGACTATAGTCTGTCAACACACCGCCAATGTAAAGTTATATAACTATACTGTTTAAGTTACTATAGTTTAGTTATTAACACAATGTTCATGGTATGTAATTAATCATGTCTGCTCCCACGTATGTGGGTCGCTAACGTTAGCCAACTGTTAACTGTG includes the following:
- the si:dkey-228d14.5 gene encoding transmembrane protein 150A; protein product: MLWIIFPIVLSLVSFIGTWTVYGLALANYHVCSLNDWGSDIYCGENRSTNCCRVPTISSSGISAPENSLFTATINAGSFLFLLFCLLHHAHVMERHACHSMQSKFALVFGVVAAMGAFAAGNCNPGYLPLLHYFGAAVSFMCICFYTVLLTSLTSKCALSGYEKFLYPLRIASTVIQTILTVGYAIFFAQQLDYYKHMSAVFEWMLSVNLELFELSYVMEFYFFSSFVISNLLSAREEEKLIMLSLS